TGATCCAATAGCAGACTTCCTGACTAGAATTAGGAACGCTCAAATGGCCACCCACAGGATCGTGGAAATTCCGGCTTCCAAGCTGAAAAAACGTATTACAGAAATTCTGTACGATAAAGGTTATATCCTGAAGTACAAATTCGAAGAAGATAACAAACAAGGCGTTATCAAAATCGCTTTGAAATACGATCTTCAAACTAAAGAACCTGCCATCAAAGAACTGACCCGCATTAGCCGTCCAGGTCTGCGTCAGTACGCTAAACCTGAAGAGTTTAAACGCGTTAAAAACGGTTTAGGTATCGCTATCATCTCTACTTCTAAAGGTGTAATGACCGATAAAGAAGCGAAAGCACAGAACGTAGGTGGTGAAGTAGTTTGCTCCGTATACTAATAAAATTATTTGTTTAGCGGTTGGAAGCCAACCGCTAAACTTCGTAGGTTATCTGCCATCTAAGCTCACTATACGGCGCTGAAAACAGGTAATCGGTACTATATCTCATAACAATATTCAATTTTAAGTTATGTCTCGTATAGGTAGAGCTCCTATCAAACTGGCTGCAGGTGTTACAGTATCTGTTTCCCCAGCCAACGAAATAACAGTAAAAGGTCCTAAAGGTGAACTGAAAGGTTCCATCGATAGAGACATTAAAGTAGAAGTAGCTGACGGCGTGCTGAACGTGATCCGTCCTACTGATCAGATCCGCCACAAAGCACTGCACGGTCTGTACCGCGCCCTGCTCCAGAACATGGTAACCGGTGTAACTGAAGGCTACAAAAAACAACTTGA
The Chitinophaga sp. Cy-1792 genome window above contains:
- the rpsH gene encoding 30S ribosomal protein S8, with the protein product MVTDPIADFLTRIRNAQMATHRIVEIPASKLKKRITEILYDKGYILKYKFEEDNKQGVIKIALKYDLQTKEPAIKELTRISRPGLRQYAKPEEFKRVKNGLGIAIISTSKGVMTDKEAKAQNVGGEVVCSVY